A genomic segment from Leptospira kirschneri serovar Cynopteri str. 3522 CT encodes:
- a CDS encoding DUF1761 domain-containing protein: protein MHPELHINYLAVLVAVITNFILGSIWYGPLLGKTWVKEMGLPSNFQPNQKEMFRSMGLMVIGSILTAYVLFYTTNVWRASSWKAGEDQAAWVYGFYSGIYTWLGFYVPLLLNSVAFENKSWKLFAINAGYNFISLQAVAMILSYWR from the coding sequence ATGCACCCCGAATTACATATCAATTACTTGGCGGTATTGGTGGCAGTAATCACAAACTTTATCCTCGGTTCCATTTGGTACGGTCCTTTACTTGGAAAAACATGGGTGAAAGAAATGGGACTTCCTTCCAATTTTCAACCAAATCAAAAAGAAATGTTCAGATCCATGGGACTGATGGTGATTGGCTCCATTCTCACCGCTTACGTTTTATTTTATACCACAAACGTTTGGAGAGCCTCTTCTTGGAAGGCTGGAGAAGATCAAGCGGCTTGGGTCTACGGATTTTATTCCGGAATTTATACCTGGCTCGGCTTTTATGTTCCTTTACTTCTCAATAGCGTCGCTTTCGAAAATAAATCCTGGAAACTTTTTGCAATCAACGCGGGTTACAATTTTATCTCTCTCCAAGCAGTAGCAATGATTCTTTCTTATTGGAGATAA
- a CDS encoding TMEM43 family protein, whose translation MAFESPDGMSSTESVGFLSQMGNSFKSILTGIVLLPVSFIIIYNVETCEQASAALKNAMPVGQAKEGQPAYVTGTLKANPLGGEFLKSGSFISYSVSSEVYAWDEQVKTEGSGSNKKEVRNCVLKWTSSPENPSSFKLSGCRTKRYYRKSVQDRSDSASGAIVHADGKNYSVLLENVDFTSQVPSRDANENEILAGSFVYGDGYLYSSKSCVESEKEGCERVKISVTPIPEGDMTFVGDVKGNRVGQFVSSEGNKFLSASVGNFAETMADIKSDDNTMKWVGRLIGFIAMFSSFTLMAGPLTSLLSFIPFVGDLGGGLIKVVLGIVAFIITAITILLIKFWYIWLVILLGGIGYGIYKKKYSVQKAGA comes from the coding sequence ATGGCGTTTGAAAGTCCGGACGGAATGTCCTCAACCGAGAGTGTAGGCTTTTTATCCCAGATGGGAAATTCTTTTAAAAGTATTCTTACGGGAATCGTATTATTGCCCGTGTCTTTTATCATCATCTACAATGTGGAAACTTGTGAACAAGCAAGTGCAGCTCTAAAAAACGCGATGCCTGTAGGACAAGCTAAAGAAGGCCAACCTGCTTATGTGACTGGAACTTTAAAAGCGAATCCTCTTGGTGGTGAATTTTTAAAAAGTGGTTCTTTCATTTCTTATTCCGTAAGTTCGGAAGTGTATGCTTGGGATGAACAAGTAAAAACGGAAGGTTCCGGAAGTAATAAAAAAGAAGTCAGAAATTGTGTATTAAAATGGACTTCTTCTCCGGAGAATCCCTCTAGTTTTAAACTTTCTGGATGTCGTACAAAACGCTATTATAGAAAATCCGTTCAAGATCGATCCGATTCCGCATCGGGCGCTATCGTTCATGCAGACGGTAAAAATTATTCGGTTCTCTTAGAAAACGTAGATTTTACTTCTCAAGTTCCTTCCAGAGACGCAAATGAAAACGAAATCCTTGCCGGGAGTTTTGTTTACGGTGATGGATATTTATATAGTTCTAAATCTTGTGTAGAATCTGAAAAAGAAGGTTGTGAAAGGGTTAAGATTTCAGTTACTCCGATTCCGGAAGGAGATATGACTTTTGTAGGAGACGTAAAAGGAAATAGAGTAGGTCAGTTTGTTTCTTCGGAAGGAAATAAGTTTTTGAGTGCGAGTGTCGGAAATTTTGCGGAAACGATGGCGGATATTAAGTCGGATGATAACACGATGAAATGGGTTGGAAGGTTGATCGGATTTATAGCGATGTTCTCCAGTTTTACTTTGATGGCGGGACCTTTGACTTCTCTTTTGAGTTTTATTCCATTTGTAGGGGATTTAGGAGGAGGTTTGATCAAAGTGGTTTTAGGAATTGTTGCTTTTATAATCACTGCGATTACTATTCTACTCATTAAATTTTGGTATATCTGGTTGGTTATACTTTTAGGTGGAATCGGCTACGGGATTTATAAGAAAAAATACTCGGTTCAAAAAGCAGGGGCTTAG
- a CDS encoding DUF2079 domain-containing protein, with product MKPSFHLFAFFILYLPIQYQIGSQGIGGLVLVGILFCSPILFWRQKIISPRFFILYWTLLVFAEGIFYTKTALDSLFLGDLDYTAQLRMILPGNFFQTQYYGPDENANFLSHHMTPGILLLAPFPILFGSELGFGIGIFFFASATIPLLYYYLRKCSTSKELSLCATLLWSGSSSFYRLNHSLHFEVLVPFLFLCLLIGIQKQKTWILLSTLCLFLGIKEDLAIYLSALSFVLIFVENKRKKEWIFILSICVFYYFIIFPFLNKLAGNSAERNWKDYWGQNPFFSILNYIQNPEYALRYWKGIRDLSLEWGFWNLTGGWILFPFLGLYSVFKLSIHPWVRDLYSYYVYPLIPFLILFLKTGTSWIQNYIYNSKRKFLYTFSKDQKLLLVFMITFSVSIYRNSKETEYPIVFEPKPNQVEELKTILKQIPSNGSVSAGFHLSPFISLKNSVYPIRENREWKEWILIDRRYNSPYLSSEKILERIDSDVQIGKLRWIQKTEHFGLLRLNSSAKTSK from the coding sequence ATGAAACCCTCTTTTCATCTATTCGCTTTTTTTATACTTTATCTCCCGATTCAATATCAAATCGGAAGTCAGGGAATCGGAGGATTGGTTTTAGTAGGAATTCTGTTTTGTAGTCCAATTCTTTTTTGGAGACAAAAAATTATTTCACCTCGTTTTTTCATTTTATATTGGACGTTACTTGTTTTTGCAGAAGGAATTTTTTATACAAAAACCGCGTTAGATTCTCTTTTCTTAGGAGATTTAGATTATACGGCCCAACTTAGAATGATCCTTCCTGGAAATTTTTTTCAAACTCAATATTACGGTCCGGATGAAAACGCAAATTTTCTTTCTCATCACATGACTCCTGGAATTTTACTTTTGGCCCCATTTCCGATTTTATTTGGTTCCGAACTAGGATTTGGAATCGGAATATTTTTTTTCGCTTCGGCTACGATTCCACTTTTATATTACTATTTAAGAAAGTGTTCCACTTCCAAAGAACTATCTCTTTGTGCGACCTTACTCTGGTCCGGGTCATCTAGTTTTTATAGATTGAATCATTCTTTACATTTTGAAGTTTTAGTTCCGTTTCTTTTTTTATGTTTATTGATCGGAATTCAAAAACAAAAAACTTGGATTCTCTTATCAACGCTTTGTTTATTTTTAGGAATTAAGGAAGATCTTGCAATCTATCTAAGCGCCTTATCGTTCGTTTTAATATTCGTAGAGAATAAAAGAAAAAAGGAATGGATTTTCATTCTTAGCATATGCGTTTTTTATTATTTTATTATATTTCCTTTTTTAAACAAATTAGCGGGAAACTCAGCAGAAAGAAATTGGAAAGATTACTGGGGACAGAATCCTTTTTTTTCAATTCTTAATTATATTCAAAATCCAGAATATGCTCTCCGATATTGGAAAGGAATCAGGGATCTAAGTTTAGAATGGGGATTTTGGAATTTGACAGGAGGTTGGATTTTATTCCCATTTTTAGGATTGTATTCCGTATTTAAACTATCGATTCATCCCTGGGTCAGGGATTTATATAGTTACTACGTCTATCCTTTAATTCCATTTCTGATTTTATTTTTAAAAACGGGAACAAGTTGGATTCAAAATTATATCTACAACTCTAAAAGGAAATTCTTATATACTTTTTCCAAAGATCAAAAGTTGCTACTCGTTTTTATGATCACATTTTCTGTTTCGATCTATAGAAACTCTAAAGAAACGGAATATCCGATCGTATTTGAACCCAAACCCAATCAGGTTGAAGAATTAAAAACAATCCTAAAACAAATCCCATCGAACGGCTCCGTTTCTGCGGGATTTCATCTTTCTCCGTTTATCTCTTTAAAAAATTCGGTTTATCCGATTCGTGAAAATCGAGAATGGAAGGAATGGATCCTTATAGATCGTAGATACAATTCTCCGTATTTGAGTTCTGAAAAAATTTTAGAACGAATCGACTCAGACGTTCAAATAGGAAAGTTACGCTGGATTCAAAAAACAGAACATTTCGGTTTATTACGTCTAAATTCCAGTGCGAAAACCTCTAAATAA
- a CDS encoding tetratricopeptide repeat protein, translating to MINRVLGLFLILGILIFVLSFFSTSGKNEDAYQAKEPSRIQSVITLIQEFLWGKSSYSNSAVSVTTAENPQEIFKRAYRANEKGAYLNSIEEYSNYLKLVPEDASAYYNRGVVHYTLKRYNDAVRDFEKAVEIDPSKTYAFLYKGYAYEMISDCKRAVENFEKAVSLGENKNAELYSHKARCENRDKNYEDGFQDALNALKIDKKNAYAFFELAYAQYGLKKYSDSVESYTKVLQFNPNDGVAFHNRGLALVFLNKTSLACKDFQRSSEIGYFDSKKRLDEYCK from the coding sequence ATGATAAATAGAGTTCTCGGTTTATTTTTAATCTTAGGGATTTTAATTTTTGTTCTGAGCTTTTTTTCTACTTCCGGTAAAAATGAAGATGCGTATCAGGCAAAAGAACCTTCCCGTATTCAATCTGTTATAACCTTGATTCAAGAGTTTTTGTGGGGGAAGTCTTCTTATTCAAATTCAGCCGTGTCGGTGACCACGGCCGAAAATCCTCAGGAAATTTTTAAACGGGCTTATCGTGCCAATGAAAAAGGAGCCTATCTCAATTCAATTGAAGAATATTCTAATTATCTAAAGTTAGTTCCTGAAGACGCTTCTGCCTACTACAATCGAGGTGTGGTTCATTATACTTTAAAACGATATAACGACGCCGTGAGAGATTTTGAAAAAGCCGTGGAGATTGATCCAAGTAAGACGTATGCATTTTTATACAAAGGTTACGCATACGAAATGATCAGCGACTGTAAACGGGCTGTTGAAAATTTTGAAAAGGCGGTTTCGCTTGGGGAAAATAAAAATGCGGAACTTTACAGTCATAAGGCGCGTTGTGAGAATCGCGACAAAAATTACGAAGACGGATTTCAAGACGCTCTGAACGCTTTGAAAATTGATAAAAAAAATGCATATGCTTTTTTTGAATTGGCTTACGCTCAATATGGTTTGAAAAAATATTCGGACTCTGTTGAAAGTTATACAAAAGTCTTACAATTCAATCCGAATGATGGAGTAGCCTTTCATAATAGAGGTCTTGCATTGGTTTTTTTAAATAAAACTTCTTTGGCTTGTAAAGATTTTCAAAGGTCTTCTGAGATAGGTTATTTCGATTCTAAAAAACGATTGGATGAATATTGTAAATAA
- a CDS encoding PAS domain S-box protein → MNTSDSNLFNSEFFRQIFETSRDGISIADLDGSFLETNPAFQILTGYSFEELKKDGLWSLFPLNWDSSRRKVFHEDLLSIGYSQEFEKEYIRKDGKDILISVRMYLIRNESKNPTALWGTIRDISEQKHNEEVHKQLYEEIKEGWEALRRIFVLNPFPMSISEIDTGKLLEVNRKFAEQIEYEPDKLIGKTMTELGVWFSDQVKEAIFGVISREGFVDSIEMPFRTTTGNEFWGLFSAQPIEYMGKTALLSITVPMTDRIKEGREKQRLLDEVREKEEILSQIFRLNPSAITLSKLNGTLLEVNDRFLEYTGKSKEDVLFKSAIDLGIYDNLIDREKIIELLQRDGVVRNLEIGMKTADGSIRPILFSARFVESFGEKKILAIGHDITEIKEYAQELENLANELVRSKDLFQKLFQLTPSALVVTDWENRTITDVNERFLEMAKMNREDVIGKTTPEIHIWDKVPNFRMEVYELLSQKKEVKNLESAYLASDGTVVPILYSARIIELDGRKQVISLATDITEKKRSEEERKKLYEELRLSKDLFEMIFEMNPDTITLNDLQNGRYIQVNEHFSEMLEYSKEEVIGKIPLELGIWNNRKDREKVMEILAKDGIVRDYEVQFKKKSGEVVDTLLSAKHLNIGDNRITIAIARDITQKKTAIREKEEQSRRITLHAQALMEMATDPEFVSGNLESGAKKIVVMASEVTDCDRASIWIFNKDDPNTLTLVVGWDRKNQTNLEKMNMTLSSYPKYFQAIQKDRFIDASDAVHDPRTFEFADVYSRPLGISSLLDAPFFLRGKIKGVVCLEHGGELRRWRGYEKQFVVTVAEQITQLILNAERKEVKEELEKAVKVRTSELAEALEHLQKTQEQLIHSEKMAALGQLVAGIAHEINNPLGAISALSGELRAYLNSSAERMEKLGHDFSAVSTEFVHNLSELIRKGIESKESILSRENKKIALNSIKAKLKGLGYENAHDLADRLLDYGLPSALEEFPSLFLDPKYYPLIKFALEEIHTYKNILSIRLAVDRTSKIVYALKSYAHIDTEENRGKVLTDLSENIETVLTIYHNKIKGGVDIELDFPVRPMIAAYPDDLVQVWTNLIYNSLQAMRFKGKIRISIQDRKEEVRVSIQDNGPGIPKEVREKIFDPFFTTKGPGEGSGLGLDISRRIIKKHEGRIELESEPGKTIFHVFLPKE, encoded by the coding sequence ATGAATACATCGGATTCAAATCTATTCAACTCCGAATTCTTTCGACAGATTTTCGAAACCAGCCGAGATGGAATCTCGATTGCCGATTTAGATGGTTCTTTTCTGGAAACGAATCCGGCTTTTCAAATTCTTACGGGTTATTCGTTTGAAGAACTTAAAAAAGACGGTCTTTGGTCTTTGTTTCCTCTAAATTGGGATTCTTCCCGAAGAAAAGTTTTCCATGAAGATCTTTTGTCGATCGGTTATTCTCAAGAATTTGAAAAAGAATACATTCGTAAAGACGGGAAAGATATTTTGATTTCCGTACGGATGTATTTGATTCGAAACGAATCTAAAAATCCAACCGCGCTTTGGGGAACGATCAGAGATATTTCAGAACAAAAACACAATGAAGAAGTTCATAAACAACTCTATGAAGAAATTAAGGAAGGTTGGGAAGCGCTTCGAAGAATTTTCGTTTTGAATCCATTTCCAATGTCTATTTCCGAAATCGATACCGGAAAACTTTTGGAAGTGAACCGTAAATTTGCAGAACAAATCGAATATGAACCGGATAAACTCATCGGAAAAACGATGACCGAGTTGGGAGTTTGGTTTTCCGATCAAGTGAAAGAAGCGATTTTCGGAGTTATAAGTCGAGAAGGTTTTGTAGATAGTATCGAAATGCCTTTTAGGACTACAACGGGTAACGAGTTTTGGGGACTTTTTTCCGCTCAACCTATCGAATACATGGGAAAGACCGCTCTTTTGAGTATTACGGTTCCGATGACAGACAGGATCAAAGAAGGAAGAGAAAAACAAAGACTACTGGATGAGGTTCGTGAAAAAGAGGAAATTCTGAGTCAGATTTTTCGTCTGAATCCTTCCGCAATTACATTATCAAAATTGAATGGAACTTTGTTGGAAGTAAACGACCGCTTTTTAGAATATACTGGAAAATCCAAAGAGGATGTACTTTTTAAGTCCGCAATCGATTTAGGAATTTATGATAATCTAATAGATCGAGAAAAAATAATTGAATTACTTCAAAGAGACGGAGTCGTTCGTAACCTTGAAATAGGAATGAAAACCGCGGACGGAAGTATTAGGCCTATTCTTTTTTCCGCTCGATTTGTGGAATCTTTTGGTGAAAAAAAAATTCTAGCCATCGGCCACGATATTACGGAAATCAAAGAGTATGCGCAAGAGTTAGAAAACTTAGCGAACGAATTGGTAAGAAGTAAGGATCTGTTTCAGAAATTATTTCAACTAACTCCTTCTGCTCTTGTAGTTACCGATTGGGAAAATCGTACTATCACGGATGTAAACGAACGATTTTTAGAAATGGCGAAAATGAATCGAGAGGACGTAATTGGCAAAACTACTCCTGAAATTCATATCTGGGATAAGGTTCCGAATTTTAGAATGGAAGTTTATGAACTTCTTTCCCAAAAAAAAGAAGTCAAAAATTTAGAATCCGCGTATCTTGCTTCCGACGGAACCGTAGTTCCAATTCTTTATTCCGCAAGAATTATTGAACTAGACGGAAGGAAACAAGTAATTTCCTTGGCGACCGATATTACCGAAAAGAAAAGATCCGAAGAAGAAAGAAAAAAACTCTACGAAGAACTTCGTCTTAGCAAAGATCTTTTTGAAATGATCTTTGAAATGAATCCGGACACGATCACACTCAACGATCTTCAAAACGGAAGATACATTCAAGTAAACGAACATTTTTCGGAAATGTTAGAATATTCTAAAGAAGAAGTGATCGGTAAAATTCCATTGGAACTTGGGATCTGGAACAACCGTAAAGATAGAGAAAAGGTGATGGAGATCTTAGCAAAAGACGGAATTGTAAGAGATTATGAAGTTCAGTTTAAAAAGAAAAGTGGAGAAGTGGTAGATACTCTACTTTCCGCTAAACACTTAAACATAGGAGACAATCGGATTACAATTGCAATTGCAAGGGATATTACTCAAAAAAAAACTGCCATCAGAGAAAAAGAAGAACAATCTAGACGGATCACCTTACACGCACAGGCGCTTATGGAAATGGCGACCGATCCAGAATTTGTGTCGGGCAATTTGGAATCGGGTGCTAAAAAAATAGTGGTTATGGCTTCAGAAGTCACCGATTGTGATCGGGCTTCTATTTGGATATTTAATAAAGACGATCCAAATACGTTAACTCTTGTTGTAGGTTGGGACCGGAAAAACCAAACTAATTTAGAAAAAATGAATATGACTCTCTCGAGTTATCCTAAATATTTTCAAGCCATTCAAAAAGATCGTTTTATAGACGCTTCGGATGCGGTTCACGATCCTAGGACTTTTGAATTTGCCGACGTTTATAGCAGACCTCTGGGAATTAGTTCTTTGTTAGACGCTCCTTTCTTTCTTAGAGGTAAAATCAAAGGTGTCGTTTGTCTAGAACACGGTGGGGAACTCAGACGTTGGAGAGGATACGAAAAACAATTTGTAGTCACGGTTGCCGAACAAATTACTCAACTTATTTTAAATGCGGAACGAAAAGAAGTCAAAGAAGAATTGGAAAAAGCGGTAAAGGTCAGGACTTCCGAGTTGGCGGAAGCTCTTGAACATCTACAAAAAACCCAGGAACAATTGATTCACTCTGAAAAGATGGCTGCGTTAGGACAACTCGTAGCAGGGATTGCGCATGAGATCAACAATCCGTTAGGCGCCATCTCTGCTCTAAGTGGGGAATTGAGGGCCTACTTAAATTCGTCTGCGGAAAGAATGGAAAAATTGGGTCACGATTTTTCGGCTGTAAGTACGGAATTCGTTCATAATCTTTCAGAATTGATTCGAAAAGGAATCGAAAGTAAGGAAAGTATTCTTTCCAGAGAAAATAAAAAGATCGCTTTGAATTCGATTAAGGCAAAATTAAAGGGTTTAGGTTATGAAAATGCCCACGATCTTGCAGATAGACTTTTAGACTACGGACTTCCTTCTGCTTTGGAAGAATTTCCTTCCTTGTTTTTGGATCCTAAATATTATCCTTTGATTAAGTTTGCTTTAGAAGAAATTCATACTTATAAAAATATTTTATCAATTCGATTAGCCGTAGATAGGACTTCTAAAATTGTTTACGCTTTAAAAAGTTATGCTCATATCGATACGGAAGAAAATAGAGGAAAAGTTCTTACGGATCTCTCGGAAAACATTGAAACCGTTCTGACAATTTATCATAACAAAATAAAAGGTGGGGTTGATATAGAGTTGGACTTTCCGGTTCGTCCTATGATCGCGGCATATCCGGACGATTTGGTTCAAGTTTGGACAAATCTAATATACAATTCTTTGCAAGCGATGCGTTTTAAAGGGAAAATTCGGATTTCAATTCAAGACCGAAAAGAAGAGGTTCGGGTTTCTATTCAGGATAATGGTCCTGGAATTCCTAAGGAAGTGAGAGAAAAAATTTTCGATCCTTTTTTTACCACCAAGGGACCGGGAGAAGGAAGTGGTCTGGGTTTGGACATTTCTAGAAGAATCATAAAAAAACACGAAGGAAGGATCGAATTAGAATCCGAGCCAGGTAAAACTATTTTTCACGTATTTCTTCCTAAAGAATGA
- the sufB gene encoding Fe-S cluster assembly protein SufB: MEQALEKKSIHEDRYYRPDNFPKGLTRKVVESISHIKNEPGWLTSFRLKAFEIYEQKPMPTWGFFPNFNVDIDSYTHYIGSNQQKKKSWDEVDPEVLKSFERLGIPEHERKYLAGIEAMNDSETVYANVKKELTELGILFCDIDTAIREYPEIVKKYLGTIVSVGDNKFSALNSCVFSGGSFAFVPKGVKTPMPLQAYFKVTAASSGQYERTLLIADEGAELEYSEGCSSVQDKGTNFHTAVVELIAHKNAKIFYTTIQNWKKNMYNWTVKRGLCHERGHITWTDVNIGANTIKYPGIVLQGDHSTGDILSLAFAGGGQIQDTGARIIHVGKNTRSNILAKGVSLDGGINSYRGLVKFTFGSENSYSHVKCDGLMMDDRSQSHAYPYNDVSGQNGTLNYEATVSRIDEDQLFYLQSRGLSEDDAKLLIINGFCEGVTKHLNVEYSVEMTRLIRMILEDGHVIQENKDSVVS; encoded by the coding sequence ATGGAACAAGCCCTAGAAAAAAAATCTATCCATGAAGACCGTTATTATCGTCCAGATAACTTTCCCAAAGGTCTTACGCGTAAAGTTGTAGAATCTATTTCTCATATAAAAAATGAACCTGGCTGGCTTACGTCCTTCCGTCTTAAGGCTTTTGAAATTTACGAACAAAAACCGATGCCTACTTGGGGATTTTTTCCAAACTTCAATGTAGATATAGATTCCTATACTCATTATATAGGTTCCAATCAACAAAAGAAAAAATCCTGGGACGAAGTAGATCCAGAGGTTCTTAAATCCTTTGAACGTCTGGGAATTCCGGAACACGAGCGTAAATATCTGGCCGGAATCGAAGCAATGAACGATTCCGAAACAGTTTATGCTAATGTTAAAAAAGAATTAACCGAACTAGGAATTCTTTTCTGCGACATCGATACTGCGATCCGAGAGTATCCTGAAATAGTAAAAAAATATCTAGGAACGATCGTGAGCGTGGGGGATAATAAATTCTCCGCGTTGAACAGTTGTGTTTTTTCGGGAGGTTCTTTCGCATTTGTTCCAAAAGGTGTAAAAACTCCCATGCCTCTTCAGGCGTATTTTAAAGTGACCGCGGCTTCTTCCGGTCAGTATGAAAGAACTCTATTGATTGCGGACGAAGGCGCCGAATTGGAATATTCGGAAGGTTGTTCTTCGGTTCAAGATAAAGGCACCAATTTTCATACCGCGGTTGTAGAACTTATCGCCCATAAAAACGCTAAAATCTTTTATACTACGATCCAGAACTGGAAAAAAAATATGTACAACTGGACCGTCAAACGTGGGTTATGTCATGAAAGAGGTCATATCACTTGGACAGACGTGAACATAGGTGCAAATACGATCAAGTATCCTGGAATCGTTTTGCAAGGAGATCATTCTACAGGGGATATTCTATCTCTTGCGTTTGCAGGCGGAGGTCAGATTCAGGATACTGGTGCTAGAATCATTCACGTTGGTAAAAATACTAGAAGTAATATATTAGCAAAAGGTGTTTCTCTTGACGGTGGAATCAATTCCTACAGAGGATTGGTTAAGTTCACGTTCGGATCTGAAAATTCCTATTCTCATGTAAAATGTGACGGTTTAATGATGGATGACCGCTCTCAGTCTCACGCGTATCCTTATAATGATGTTTCCGGTCAAAATGGAACTTTAAATTATGAAGCTACCGTTTCTAGAATCGACGAAGATCAACTCTTTTATCTTCAATCTAGAGGTTTGTCGGAAGACGATGCAAAACTACTAATTATCAACGGGTTTTGTGAAGGTGTGACCAAACATTTGAACGTAGAATATTCTGTGGAGATGACCCGATTGATTCGTATGATCTTAGAAGACGGTCACGTGATTCAGGAAAATAAAGATTCCGTAGTAAGCTAA
- a CDS encoding peroxiredoxin — MPQVTSLAPDFKAEAVLGKEIKEIKLSDYKGKWVVLFFYPLDFTFVCPTEIIEYDNKLAEFKKLGAEVLGVSVDSAFTHLAWKNTPKKEGGIGDVKYPLIADLTKSISRDYNVLTEGGVALRGTFIIDPAGVIRQATVNDLPVGRNIDEAIRLIKAFQFVEKHGEVCPANWDEGKKTMKADPEKSKDYFAAVN; from the coding sequence ATGCCTCAGGTTACATCTTTAGCGCCGGATTTTAAGGCAGAAGCCGTTCTTGGAAAAGAGATCAAGGAAATCAAACTTTCAGACTACAAAGGAAAATGGGTAGTATTGTTCTTTTACCCACTTGATTTTACCTTCGTTTGCCCGACTGAGATCATCGAATACGATAACAAACTTGCAGAATTCAAAAAACTGGGAGCAGAAGTATTGGGAGTTTCTGTGGATTCTGCATTTACTCACCTCGCATGGAAAAATACTCCTAAAAAAGAAGGAGGAATCGGCGATGTTAAATATCCTCTCATTGCAGATTTAACTAAATCTATTTCCAGAGATTATAACGTTTTGACCGAAGGAGGAGTGGCTCTGAGGGGAACTTTTATCATCGATCCCGCAGGTGTAATTCGTCAAGCGACTGTCAATGATCTTCCAGTAGGACGTAATATTGATGAAGCGATTCGTTTGATCAAGGCGTTTCAATTTGTTGAAAAACATGGAGAAGTCTGCCCCGCCAATTGGGATGAAGGAAAGAAAACGATGAAAGCAGATCCAGAAAAATCTAAGGATTACTTTGCTGCCGTAAATTGA
- a CDS encoding helix-turn-helix domain-containing protein has protein sequence MGVIYFHAFAVVIGFLLGFSKLFSSDGFSKSYGSVLQSAAFFLILNNGILIDQGTLRNDSRMLFGSYYGLVLYSSLAVFVCFQYVLESFDNPWIYCKRLLGIIPVTILLSYFIPDLYFISFTDILGFAISIFTFIWSLRKVLKSNKPILYFNLPFLSFLISICFVFDFLGTVFNKKDFFLLTEMIPGSVICYTLILERFFPSLFNKTATIPNSNIINEIELETIPEVKETQKNKYPSRDLLEGINLEKVKTKLNHFLDSKGFIDEELRLPDFASGLGLSTHQASYYLNQYLNMSFTDFLQFHRINEVKNMMRIKANYNLLNIAFECGFNSASSFHKACVKYTGKSPRDLRQELLSTETQRKGESE, from the coding sequence TTGGGAGTTATCTATTTTCATGCTTTTGCTGTAGTTATTGGATTTTTATTAGGATTTTCTAAACTTTTTTCAAGTGACGGTTTTAGCAAATCCTACGGTTCCGTTTTACAATCTGCTGCATTTTTTCTAATTTTAAATAACGGTATTCTGATCGATCAAGGAACTTTGCGAAACGATAGTAGAATGTTATTCGGTTCTTACTATGGCCTGGTTCTTTATTCTAGTTTGGCTGTATTTGTCTGTTTCCAGTATGTATTAGAATCTTTTGATAATCCTTGGATCTATTGTAAAAGACTTTTAGGAATCATTCCAGTTACGATTTTACTTTCTTATTTCATTCCCGATCTTTACTTTATATCCTTCACAGACATTCTAGGATTTGCGATTTCTATTTTTACTTTTATCTGGTCTTTAAGAAAAGTTTTAAAATCCAATAAACCTATTTTATACTTCAACCTCCCCTTTTTATCGTTTTTAATTTCTATTTGTTTTGTTTTTGATTTTTTAGGAACGGTTTTTAATAAAAAGGATTTCTTTCTTTTAACAGAAATGATTCCGGGTTCCGTTATTTGTTATACACTTATTTTAGAACGTTTTTTCCCTTCTTTATTTAATAAGACGGCTACGATTCCAAATTCTAATATAATCAATGAAATTGAATTAGAAACCATTCCTGAAGTCAAAGAAACTCAAAAAAATAAATATCCGTCTAGAGATTTGTTAGAAGGGATCAATTTAGAAAAAGTTAAAACCAAGCTAAATCATTTTTTAGATTCCAAAGGTTTTATAGACGAAGAATTGAGACTTCCTGATTTTGCCTCTGGTTTAGGTCTTTCTACGCATCAGGCTTCTTACTATCTAAATCAATATTTGAATATGAGTTTTACTGATTTCCTGCAATTTCATAGAATCAACGAAGTGAAAAATATGATGCGTATAAAAGCGAATTATAATCTTTTAAATATTGCTTTTGAATGTGGTTTTAATTCCGCTTCTTCCTTTCACAAAGCTTGTGTTAAATATACGGGCAAATCTCCCAGAGATCTTAGACAAGAACTTCTTTCTACTGAAACCCAAAGAAAAGGTGAAAGTGAATGA